The following are encoded together in the Pseudoalteromonas piscicida genome:
- a CDS encoding GFA family protein, whose translation MAVNFVGGCLCGQIRFTAIGVPRNPHTCSCNMCQRHSGALTVAWVEFASEEISWDGPGGAPKVWRSSDYSSRAFCPDCGSTLGAIDDAPVIALVLGVFDANSRKTLEPKSHSYISRRPKWWCIGCN comes from the coding sequence ATGGCTGTCAATTTTGTTGGAGGATGTTTATGTGGGCAGATCCGTTTTACCGCGATTGGCGTCCCTCGTAACCCTCATACTTGCTCATGTAACATGTGCCAAAGACATAGCGGTGCACTAACCGTTGCATGGGTAGAGTTCGCAAGTGAAGAGATAAGCTGGGATGGGCCTGGCGGTGCTCCTAAGGTGTGGCGTTCATCGGATTATTCATCGCGCGCTTTTTGCCCTGATTGTGGTAGCACATTAGGTGCAATAGATGACGCGCCTGTCATTGCATTAGTGCTCGGCGTTTTTGATGCCAATAGTCGTAAAACCCTTGAACCCAAATCTCACTCTTATATTTCAAGAAGGCCAAAATGGTGGTGTATAGGATGCAATTAA
- a CDS encoding GNAT family N-acetyltransferase, giving the protein MLSTRFSCLKIDHLIQQIGITSAQPLSSSLFLHDLVVSQALSGQGIGALMIKRLVELATQMGYCRIRLVAVQNSVGFWLKLGFVPKPIKVCKSYGEDAQLMEMKV; this is encoded by the coding sequence TTGTTATCGACAAGATTTTCTTGCCTCAAAATAGATCACTTAATTCAGCAAATTGGTATTACTTCTGCACAACCGCTAAGTTCGTCGTTGTTTCTACATGACCTAGTTGTTTCACAAGCCTTATCAGGGCAGGGGATTGGTGCCTTGATGATTAAACGCTTAGTTGAGTTGGCGACCCAAATGGGGTACTGTCGCATTCGGCTTGTGGCTGTACAAAATAGCGTGGGGTTTTGGTTGAAACTAGGCTTTGTCCCAAAGCCAATTAAGGTATGCAAAAGTTATGGTGAAGATGCGCAGCTGATGGAAATGAAAGTGTAA
- a CDS encoding Na+/H+ antiporter NhaC family protein produces MAEPSAISIIPPVVVLTLAIILRRPILSLVLGALVGLALLDPATVLANFADASLKVMGDETIGWLILVCGTFGALIALLVHTGGALAFGRNALKMAKGPKSSLLMTYFLGVIIFIDDYLNALTVGETMRRVTDKFKISREMLAYVVDSTAAPICVLVPLSTWAVFFGGLLVDNGVAGEGQGISTYIQAIPYMLYAWVAVIMVPLVIFGIVPLFGPMKKAELAAKQGHPALEQVDLEEVHTPDHYAAKAIEQEFEQADTQGKLVNFLVPIGLLVAFTVYFDIDVWKGLLATLAVTIPFYMVQRLMPLADMLEQMINGFKCMLPAIGTVIAAFIFKDVCDQLLLPQYVINALSPYMTAGLLPAMVFLSMAILAFATGSSWGIFAVTIPIVMPLAVAVDANIPLVIGALLSASSFGSQACFYSDSTVLAAQGSDCNLVSHAITQLPYALIAAAIAFVGFLIIA; encoded by the coding sequence ATGGCTGAGCCAAGTGCAATTAGCATCATTCCCCCAGTCGTCGTATTGACGCTTGCAATTATCTTACGTCGTCCTATCTTGTCCCTTGTTTTGGGGGCGCTGGTAGGACTCGCATTGTTAGACCCAGCCACCGTATTGGCAAATTTTGCTGATGCTTCGCTAAAAGTGATGGGCGATGAAACCATCGGCTGGCTTATTCTGGTATGTGGTACGTTTGGTGCCTTGATAGCGCTGCTAGTGCACACCGGCGGTGCCTTAGCATTTGGCCGTAATGCACTGAAAATGGCAAAAGGGCCAAAGTCGTCTTTGCTTATGACCTATTTTTTAGGTGTGATTATTTTTATTGATGACTATCTTAATGCGCTGACGGTTGGTGAGACGATGCGTCGCGTTACCGATAAGTTTAAGATTTCTAGGGAAATGCTTGCTTATGTAGTGGATTCAACCGCTGCACCTATCTGTGTTTTAGTACCACTTTCGACTTGGGCAGTGTTCTTTGGCGGTTTGCTGGTTGATAACGGTGTCGCGGGAGAAGGACAGGGGATCAGCACGTATATTCAGGCCATTCCTTACATGCTGTATGCTTGGGTGGCCGTAATTATGGTACCACTGGTGATATTTGGTATTGTGCCTCTGTTTGGCCCAATGAAAAAAGCAGAACTTGCAGCTAAACAAGGACATCCCGCGCTTGAGCAAGTTGATTTGGAAGAAGTACATACACCGGATCACTATGCTGCAAAAGCCATTGAGCAAGAGTTCGAACAAGCCGACACTCAAGGCAAACTGGTTAACTTTTTGGTGCCTATTGGTTTGCTGGTGGCGTTTACGGTGTACTTTGATATTGATGTATGGAAAGGCTTGTTGGCGACTTTGGCAGTGACTATCCCATTTTATATGGTGCAAAGGTTGATGCCGCTTGCAGACATGCTTGAGCAAATGATCAATGGTTTTAAATGCATGCTACCTGCGATAGGAACGGTTATCGCCGCATTTATCTTTAAGGATGTGTGCGATCAACTGCTATTGCCACAATATGTGATAAATGCACTGAGTCCTTATATGACAGCTGGTTTACTGCCTGCGATGGTGTTTTTATCTATGGCTATTTTGGCCTTTGCAACTGGCTCTAGTTGGGGGATCTTCGCTGTGACTATTCCTATCGTGATGCCTTTGGCCGTTGCTGTCGATGCTAATATTCCTCTGGTGATAGGCGCGTTGTTGTCGGCATCATCATTTGGTAGTCAGGCGTGTTTCTACTCGGATTCTACGGTATTGGCAGCCCAAGGCTCAGATTGTAATTTAGTCAGTCACGCCATCACTCAACTACCTTATGCGTTGATTGCGGCTGCTATTGCCTTTGTTGGCTTCTTGATTATTGCTTAA
- a CDS encoding DUF2254 domain-containing protein — MFTPRKLAENYRELISSIGFYPSLLAVAFFIFALITTALEYAAPISNFKELIAIVLVDSEENARTILSTLVGSIISLTVFSFSMVMIVLNNASAGLSPRVLPGLITRKSHQLVLGFYLGSIIYAIIMLINIRGVGNGETGIPALGVLFSLVFGLVSLGFFVFFIHSISRAIQVDNVLNDLFNNTKNEMKNIITKQQEQPFDGFPDFSSWHNLPSTEEGYFKGVHSDKLCALCEQHDLKIYIAVKQGFFTVKGYPFLKCNKDLSEDEALHDALLSCFIFYVEEYISDHYRYGLTQISEIAVKAMSPGINDPGTAVKAIDMLSILLIQRLDICDVNYSFKHAKNEPLLYIHEASFDELLHDNFTPIRNYAKTDGYVMVNVLEAFKNILFRSSADQQATESLFNYLEAIVDDVGNTITNPFDRQRIIEMLEAIEKINGNRGEALIAQFKRE, encoded by the coding sequence ATGTTCACACCTCGCAAGTTAGCCGAAAATTATCGCGAACTGATAAGTAGTATCGGTTTCTATCCCTCCTTACTTGCAGTTGCATTTTTTATTTTCGCGCTCATAACCACAGCACTTGAATATGCAGCTCCTATCAGCAACTTTAAAGAGCTTATTGCGATTGTACTGGTCGACAGTGAAGAGAACGCACGAACCATTTTAAGCACGCTTGTGGGGAGTATCATCTCATTGACGGTATTTAGTTTTTCAATGGTGATGATTGTGCTGAATAATGCCAGTGCTGGGTTGTCACCTAGAGTACTGCCGGGCCTTATCACCAGAAAGTCGCACCAGTTAGTATTGGGTTTTTATCTCGGTAGTATCATTTATGCCATCATTATGCTGATAAACATTCGTGGCGTGGGCAATGGTGAAACTGGGATCCCGGCGTTAGGGGTTTTATTTTCGCTGGTGTTTGGATTGGTCTCTTTAGGCTTTTTTGTGTTTTTTATCCATTCAATCTCCCGCGCCATACAGGTCGATAATGTGCTAAATGACCTGTTTAATAACACTAAAAATGAGATGAAGAATATTATCACCAAACAGCAAGAGCAGCCTTTTGATGGCTTTCCAGACTTCTCGAGTTGGCATAATTTACCCAGCACAGAAGAGGGGTATTTTAAGGGAGTACACAGTGACAAACTGTGTGCGTTGTGCGAGCAACATGACTTAAAAATATATATTGCTGTTAAACAAGGATTTTTTACCGTTAAAGGCTACCCGTTTCTTAAGTGTAATAAGGATCTCAGTGAAGATGAGGCGCTACATGATGCGTTACTTAGCTGTTTTATTTTTTATGTTGAAGAGTACATCAGCGACCATTATCGCTATGGTTTAACACAAATCTCGGAGATTGCGGTCAAAGCCATGAGCCCAGGGATTAATGATCCCGGTACTGCGGTAAAGGCGATTGATATGCTGAGTATTTTACTTATCCAACGTTTGGATATTTGCGATGTGAACTACTCCTTTAAACACGCTAAAAATGAGCCTCTTTTATATATCCACGAAGCGTCTTTTGATGAATTACTGCATGATAATTTTACTCCGATAAGAAACTATGCAAAGACAGACGGCTATGTCATGGTTAATGTGTTGGAAGCGTTTAAAAATATACTGTTTCGCTCAAGTGCGGATCAACAAGCGACGGAAAGTTTATTTAATTACTTAGAAGCCATCGTTGACGATGTGGGCAATACCATCACTAACCCGTTTGACCGTCAACGGATCATTGAAATGCTCGAGGCTATTGAGAAAATTAATGGCAATAGAGGAGAAGCGCTTATTGCACAATTTAAACGAGAATAA
- a CDS encoding GNAT family N-acetyltransferase has translation MIQKLNNRDASVARGISNVFQRSYKIEAELIGASYFPPLSRTVEEISSATSHFYGYFENQNLAAVIEIVIFEKTLEIDSLTVDPNYFRKGIAGELLRFAMSEFDVEKVIVETATANAPAIALYQKYGFVEYKRWLPTYGIEKLALAVDV, from the coding sequence ATGATCCAAAAATTAAACAATCGCGATGCGTCGGTGGCGAGAGGGATTTCCAATGTGTTTCAACGCTCATACAAAATAGAAGCAGAGTTAATTGGGGCGAGTTATTTTCCGCCTTTATCTCGGACTGTAGAAGAGATAAGTAGTGCAACAAGCCACTTTTACGGATATTTCGAAAATCAAAATCTTGCCGCAGTCATTGAAATTGTCATTTTTGAGAAAACGCTTGAAATAGATAGCCTGACCGTTGATCCCAATTATTTTCGCAAAGGGATCGCGGGTGAACTACTACGTTTTGCGATGTCGGAGTTTGATGTCGAAAAGGTGATTGTAGAAACTGCAACGGCAAACGCGCCCGCTATTGCACTCTACCAAAAATACGGTTTTGTTGAATACAAACGTTGGTTGCCGACATACGGCATTGAGAAATTAGCGCTGGCGGTGGATGTCTAG
- a CDS encoding helix-turn-helix transcriptional regulator — protein sequence MEMQINKQLIKLKRVERAWSQSELAQVSGLSLRTIQRIEKSGAASLESIKALAAVYELNVMEIQHQPKSKGTKLKRKAAAFLAGTAVMAASIFTLTASAKPVMVDLMLTSQGQTLADVQVLNEEGAFSEFVFSDKLKIRLTSTVEQENQVKIVTEIYSLSTEGQVLVASPSVTVQHQKQAEVHFDDYQLVLSPNL from the coding sequence ATGGAAATGCAAATAAACAAACAACTTATAAAATTGAAAAGAGTAGAACGGGCATGGAGTCAATCTGAATTGGCACAGGTTTCTGGGTTAAGCCTGCGAACGATACAACGCATCGAAAAGTCAGGAGCGGCATCGCTCGAGTCGATAAAAGCACTTGCTGCGGTATATGAGCTTAACGTGATGGAAATTCAACATCAGCCAAAGTCGAAAGGCACCAAATTAAAACGCAAAGCTGCCGCATTTCTTGCAGGCACTGCAGTGATGGCAGCCAGTATTTTTACCTTAACGGCTTCAGCTAAACCCGTGATGGTTGACCTTATGCTAACCTCTCAAGGACAAACGCTGGCTGATGTTCAGGTTTTGAATGAAGAAGGCGCATTCAGCGAGTTTGTTTTTTCAGATAAGCTAAAAATTCGTCTTACTTCAACCGTTGAACAAGAAAACCAAGTGAAAATAGTGACCGAGATTTACAGTTTATCTACCGAGGGTCAAGTACTTGTCGCTTCCCCTAGTGTTACGGTTCAACATCAAAAACAGGCTGAAGTACACTTTGATGATTATCAGCTTGTGTTGTCACCAAACCTGTAA
- a CDS encoding trypsin-like serine protease has translation MKRVICALSLLGLSLPSMAIVTRHDVSNTQYLVDQAPEFLIDMPGEGHGVLINPNWIVTVAHLIFSDYRGKEIQIHGKPFIIEEVIIHENARKPDSKLFKGDAKPLMEFNKSTSDIALIKLAEKVTQVDPIELYRGTEELGSTVTAFGRGSTGDGKNGSIYETKREKVLRKMENRIDNVEGNWLSMTLDDGDKALPLEGIDGSGDSGGPLIMMVDGKPELAGLFSWDYVEGDLQQFKHGLYGGKSYQVRISRYVEWIEEVMAKSR, from the coding sequence ATGAAAAGGGTAATTTGTGCTTTGTCGTTGCTCGGTCTTAGTTTACCTAGCATGGCTATTGTTACTCGCCACGATGTTTCAAACACACAATATCTTGTAGATCAGGCGCCAGAGTTTTTAATTGATATGCCGGGCGAAGGTCATGGTGTTTTGATTAATCCGAATTGGATAGTGACGGTCGCACACCTTATTTTTTCTGACTATAGAGGAAAAGAAATTCAGATCCATGGTAAACCCTTTATCATCGAAGAAGTCATAATCCATGAAAATGCGAGAAAGCCCGACAGTAAACTGTTTAAAGGCGACGCTAAACCATTAATGGAATTTAACAAATCGACCAGCGACATCGCATTAATCAAGCTAGCTGAGAAAGTGACCCAAGTTGATCCAATCGAACTGTATCGTGGAACTGAAGAGCTTGGAAGCACTGTGACGGCTTTTGGTCGAGGGTCAACAGGTGATGGGAAAAATGGTTCTATTTACGAAACCAAGCGAGAAAAAGTGTTACGGAAAATGGAAAATCGGATTGATAACGTTGAGGGAAATTGGCTTTCAATGACGCTTGATGACGGCGATAAAGCTTTACCGCTAGAAGGAATTGATGGTTCTGGCGATAGTGGCGGCCCTTTAATAATGATGGTGGACGGCAAGCCTGAGCTAGCAGGGCTATTTAGTTGGGATTATGTTGAAGGCGATTTACAGCAGTTTAAACACGGTCTTTATGGTGGGAAGTCCTATCAAGTAAGAATCTCTCGCTATGTTGAGTGGATTGAGGAAGTGATGGCAAAAAGCCGATAG
- a CDS encoding DUF1015 family protein encodes MLLKFWYVILYLKWCEVYFMIITTNEPLHLYQVEQGGILVTGLLTEFDVSALPEQAILPHESVSVSHAMALKKRVQLEKLLLPPCLLIGRLNLDEVRWQAECVETAQWYSDCGECTHRLYAVENPRVLQEFRQQISMHQQWLIADGHHRMFAASQRHAPQSRMMAWLVPQQEAVVTSFAVQASYTQAVDVTKFKQHLSDFDICECSEAEADYTIWVAEVALCFALQHVKSDSYLIQTQLRRALQALPAFEELWSNNKVELSDDPHVVTAICRDPHIEDIFTAAKAGKYFPEKSTLFTHKADSQVLYHLNQQAICA; translated from the coding sequence ATGTTACTTAAATTTTGGTATGTTATATTGTATCTAAAATGGTGCGAGGTTTACTTTATGATAATTACAACGAATGAACCACTCCATCTTTACCAAGTGGAACAAGGTGGTATTTTGGTTACAGGTCTTTTGACCGAGTTCGACGTTTCAGCGTTACCTGAGCAAGCAATTTTGCCTCACGAGTCAGTTTCGGTTTCCCATGCAATGGCGTTGAAAAAGCGCGTTCAGCTCGAGAAGTTACTTTTACCCCCTTGTCTTTTGATCGGAAGACTTAACTTGGACGAGGTGCGATGGCAAGCAGAGTGTGTTGAAACTGCGCAGTGGTACAGTGATTGCGGTGAGTGTACTCATCGGCTCTATGCTGTTGAAAATCCCCGCGTGCTACAAGAATTCAGACAGCAGATCTCAATGCACCAGCAATGGCTAATTGCAGATGGACATCACAGGATGTTTGCCGCAAGCCAACGTCATGCGCCTCAATCTCGGATGATGGCATGGTTAGTCCCACAGCAAGAAGCAGTGGTGACGAGCTTTGCAGTGCAGGCATCCTATACACAAGCTGTAGATGTTACTAAATTCAAACAGCACCTTAGCGATTTTGATATCTGTGAATGCTCGGAGGCTGAGGCCGATTATACTATTTGGGTGGCAGAAGTTGCTTTGTGTTTTGCTCTTCAACACGTGAAAAGCGATTCTTATCTTATTCAGACCCAGTTGCGCAGAGCACTGCAGGCACTACCAGCGTTTGAGGAGCTCTGGTCTAACAATAAAGTTGAACTGAGTGATGACCCTCATGTTGTAACTGCCATCTGTCGCGATCCTCACATTGAAGACATCTTTACTGCCGCCAAAGCAGGCAAGTATTTTCCAGAAAAGTCGACCTTATTTACCCACAAGGCCGACAGCCAAGTGCTTTACCATTTGAATCAGCAGGCAATTTGTGCGTAA
- the hisC gene encoding histidinol-phosphate transaminase — translation MTTTMLNPARKEVVALPPYGAGQTIEQVTARNLHPNMINLSVNENPLGPSPVALDAFKAQLHTASCYPDSQCTELSECLSTKLHVTREQIVLGNGSEDVLSMLCKAFLSQGDKVLVAKPTFALHGIYANMMGAKVLEVPMQSDLSYRIDDWLDAIARHPDLKMLMLANPSNPVGCTFDANNLQRLIDACPLNTIIVIDEAYCEYAQGHEQFTDSLALLQTQPRPYAVLRTFSKAYGLAGLRVGYGVMANAQLADYLHRVRTPYNVNRLAQLAAIAVLQDPSYLADTVTQTNREREKLSAAITELGYFVAPSLANFLFIDVKQPSAHVASLLLQQGIMIKPWLEPGFDHFVRVTIGLPEQNRRVLEAFKRL, via the coding sequence ATGACAACGACAATGTTAAACCCAGCTCGCAAAGAAGTTGTTGCTCTGCCACCCTATGGTGCGGGGCAAACCATTGAGCAAGTAACAGCGCGCAATCTCCACCCCAATATGATAAACCTCTCGGTGAATGAAAACCCTTTAGGGCCAAGTCCCGTAGCGCTTGATGCTTTTAAAGCGCAGCTGCATACCGCTAGCTGCTATCCAGACAGCCAATGCACAGAGCTAAGTGAGTGCCTATCCACTAAACTTCACGTTACTAGAGAGCAAATAGTACTCGGCAATGGCTCTGAGGATGTACTCTCAATGCTCTGCAAAGCCTTTCTCAGTCAAGGCGACAAAGTGTTAGTGGCCAAGCCTACCTTTGCGCTGCATGGGATATATGCCAATATGATGGGGGCAAAGGTACTGGAGGTGCCGATGCAAAGCGATTTGTCCTATCGAATTGATGATTGGCTCGATGCTATCGCACGCCATCCAGACTTAAAAATGCTGATGCTTGCTAACCCGTCCAACCCTGTAGGTTGTACGTTTGATGCCAATAATTTGCAGCGCCTTATTGATGCCTGTCCGCTCAATACGATTATCGTCATTGATGAAGCATACTGCGAGTACGCACAAGGCCATGAACAGTTTACTGACAGCTTAGCGCTACTTCAAACACAGCCTCGTCCCTACGCGGTATTACGGACTTTTTCCAAAGCCTATGGTCTTGCAGGGCTTAGAGTGGGCTATGGCGTAATGGCAAATGCACAATTGGCGGATTATCTGCACCGCGTGCGTACACCTTACAATGTAAATCGACTAGCGCAGCTTGCAGCGATCGCAGTACTACAAGATCCTTCTTATTTGGCAGACACGGTCACGCAAACGAATCGCGAGAGAGAAAAACTCAGCGCCGCAATCACTGAGCTGGGTTATTTTGTCGCGCCAAGTCTAGCCAATTTTTTATTTATTGATGTTAAGCAGCCGTCTGCGCATGTCGCATCTTTGCTGCTGCAACAAGGAATTATGATAAAACCTTGGTTAGAACCAGGTTTTGATCATTTTGTAAGAGTGACCATAGGACTTCCAGAGCAAAACCGTAGAGTGCTAGAAGCCTTTAAACGGTTGTAA
- a CDS encoding MATE family efflux transporter: MVASARTDIFKVSQLAGPLILTNLLYVAIATIDLIMLGMLSPLELAAGGLAIGIFNQFRTMGTGVVTATGNLVSDAIGKNKRDQITSLFNASMLIGTFLGLVFAAIMFAMGPFLRFIGTSESIANLTTQYLTVVALGLLPCFWFQSVRHFSVGLKRPGPLMLITGVSVVLTIVLNYGLIFGQFGLPQLGFVGVAAATCIVLYLSFLLFVLFAKRDDVLSPYLTIKFWQTDREALSKTWKMGVPIGATYGLEAGFFTVLALFVATLGVNALAAHNVVSQMVYIVFMVSAGISSACSIYISEANAAEDFHHAKRIGNLGIICGAAVMSVFALIYLFTPEFVLLPFLSAEELQNSDVVVIAIELLVIAAFLQFFDAWQNIGLGILRGLGDVKSTLMLSLIGYWCIGLPGAWLFQQFFGLGILGVWYALMLGLAVTALSEIWLFNHRANRLLEPTSLKEQNA, translated from the coding sequence ATGGTAGCTTCAGCGCGCACCGATATTTTTAAAGTAAGCCAGCTCGCAGGGCCGCTTATTCTGACCAATCTGCTCTACGTGGCAATTGCAACGATAGATCTCATCATGCTCGGGATGTTGAGCCCATTAGAGCTGGCTGCTGGTGGCCTCGCCATTGGTATTTTTAATCAATTTAGAACCATGGGAACGGGCGTGGTGACAGCAACAGGCAATTTGGTGTCTGATGCGATCGGCAAGAATAAGCGAGATCAGATCACCTCTCTTTTTAACGCCAGCATGCTTATTGGGACATTTTTAGGCCTAGTATTCGCCGCCATAATGTTTGCCATGGGACCTTTCTTAAGATTTATTGGTACATCCGAGTCGATTGCCAATTTGACGACCCAATATTTAACCGTTGTCGCGTTGGGCTTATTACCCTGTTTTTGGTTTCAAAGCGTACGGCATTTTAGTGTTGGATTGAAAAGGCCAGGGCCATTGATGTTAATTACGGGTGTGTCTGTTGTCCTCACCATCGTGCTCAATTATGGCCTGATTTTTGGTCAATTTGGTCTACCACAACTCGGCTTTGTTGGGGTTGCAGCCGCCACGTGCATCGTGCTGTATTTATCGTTTTTACTGTTTGTACTATTTGCCAAGCGCGATGACGTACTCAGCCCCTACCTCACTATAAAGTTTTGGCAAACCGACCGTGAAGCACTTAGTAAAACATGGAAAATGGGCGTGCCAATTGGCGCAACTTACGGACTTGAAGCTGGTTTTTTCACCGTGCTTGCGCTATTTGTGGCAACACTCGGTGTGAATGCCTTAGCCGCCCACAACGTGGTAAGCCAAATGGTGTACATCGTATTTATGGTATCTGCCGGCATTTCATCTGCTTGTTCTATTTACATCAGTGAAGCCAACGCTGCGGAGGACTTTCATCATGCAAAACGCATCGGCAATTTGGGTATTATTTGCGGTGCTGCGGTCATGTCTGTTTTCGCCTTAATCTATTTATTCACACCCGAATTTGTGCTGCTGCCATTTTTAAGTGCAGAAGAATTACAAAATTCCGACGTCGTTGTTATCGCCATAGAACTACTCGTTATTGCCGCCTTTTTGCAGTTTTTTGATGCATGGCAAAATATCGGACTCGGTATCTTGCGTGGACTTGGCGATGTTAAAAGCACCCTAATGCTGTCGTTAATTGGCTATTGGTGTATTGGTCTTCCCGGTGCGTGGTTATTTCAACAATTTTTTGGTTTGGGGATTTTGGGCGTTTGGTACGCCTTAATGTTAGGCCTTGCGGTCACAGCGCTATCTGAGATTTGGCTTTTTAATCATAGGGCTAACCGTTTGCTTGAGCCCACATCACTCAAGGAGCAAAATGCATGA
- a CDS encoding ornithine cyclodeaminase, with protein MTQQTVLPILNEARLAQLDFPYSKVIEVVENAFRSLHHPDSANPLKVIMTPQDGRSIAYSMAGRDAASNTVGFKVVYEYDPDRSRNQYQFYSFIFLCDDATGHPVALMDVKELGPMRTSATSALFAKYAVHSEAKNALVVGTGVQGQIALPMLVTALPQLTHLTVHGSYQTGLEAVQQKLKDHHRQRHVAVSQDLEASVRQADVILAVTGLSAKENIKYEWLKPGAVVILVGYGIEKSVLHRADRLLTTDAEQMKVTGDDLLDEYGKLPAVDATLTEILNGEKPARTHPDEIIFVYNSGMIITDVALGRAVADFAITQENVEEVTLW; from the coding sequence ATGACTCAACAAACTGTTCTGCCGATACTAAACGAAGCCCGACTGGCGCAACTTGATTTTCCTTACAGTAAAGTCATCGAGGTGGTGGAAAATGCCTTTCGCTCACTGCATCACCCCGACTCCGCCAACCCACTTAAAGTGATTATGACACCACAAGATGGCCGCTCCATCGCCTATAGTATGGCTGGCCGAGATGCAGCTAGTAATACCGTTGGCTTTAAAGTGGTCTACGAATACGACCCTGACAGAAGCCGTAACCAATATCAGTTTTACTCTTTTATCTTCCTTTGCGATGATGCCACAGGCCACCCTGTGGCCCTAATGGATGTAAAAGAGCTGGGCCCCATGCGCACGTCAGCCACCTCGGCCTTGTTTGCAAAGTATGCCGTTCATTCAGAAGCCAAAAATGCGCTGGTTGTGGGCACAGGCGTTCAGGGACAAATCGCTTTACCCATGCTCGTCACGGCATTACCACAACTCACACACTTAACCGTCCACGGCAGCTATCAAACGGGTTTGGAAGCGGTTCAGCAAAAACTAAAAGATCATCATCGACAGCGACATGTTGCGGTATCACAAGACTTAGAAGCTTCAGTAAGGCAAGCTGACGTGATCCTTGCCGTTACTGGGTTATCCGCCAAAGAAAACATTAAATATGAATGGTTGAAACCCGGCGCAGTGGTGATTTTGGTTGGCTATGGAATCGAAAAATCAGTGCTACACCGAGCTGATAGGTTGCTCACAACGGATGCAGAACAAATGAAGGTCACCGGAGACGATTTATTAGACGAGTACGGCAAGCTACCCGCCGTTGATGCGACATTGACTGAAATACTAAATGGTGAGAAGCCGGCACGCACCCACCCTGATGAAATTATTTTTGTCTATAACAGCGGCATGATCATTACTGACGTGGCGCTCGGACGAGCCGTTGCAGACTTTGCCATCACACAGGAAAACGTGGAGGAAGTAACACTATGGTAG